One genomic window of Pseudomonas aeruginosa includes the following:
- a CDS encoding universal stress protein, translated as MKRILVATDLSSRSELAVMRAAALAKARNAELTVLNVLDDDQPPVLIAPQRLAIANLLEVNGQALKERLGVESKAIVRVGDPVVVINAVAEEIGADLLVMGAHRHTPLRDLFIGTTLERVVRNAKIPVLRAAGAPEEEYRRVLLALDFSPTSTRAVQMAGQLGFLDAASLTALHAFEPFAKGMMRYSGIKEDRVEHYVDQEELKANVELRDYVAGLGLGREDIQLRVGEGLPINVIMTEVRRQAPQLTVLGTQGLTGFRRALIGSVAEAALGDLPCDVLAVPPKRD; from the coding sequence ATGAAACGAATCCTGGTGGCGACCGACCTGTCCTCGCGTTCCGAGCTGGCGGTCATGCGCGCCGCGGCGCTGGCCAAGGCGAGGAATGCCGAACTGACCGTGCTGAACGTGCTCGACGACGACCAGCCGCCGGTGCTGATCGCGCCGCAACGGCTGGCCATCGCCAACCTGCTGGAAGTGAACGGACAGGCCCTGAAGGAGCGCCTCGGCGTCGAGTCCAAGGCGATCGTGCGGGTCGGCGATCCGGTGGTGGTGATCAACGCGGTGGCCGAGGAGATCGGCGCCGACCTGCTGGTGATGGGCGCGCACCGGCACACGCCGCTGCGCGACCTGTTCATCGGCACCACCCTGGAGCGGGTGGTACGCAATGCGAAGATCCCGGTGCTGCGCGCGGCCGGTGCGCCGGAAGAGGAGTACCGCCGGGTGCTGCTGGCGCTGGACTTCTCGCCGACCTCGACGCGCGCGGTGCAGATGGCCGGCCAGCTCGGCTTCCTCGACGCCGCCAGCCTCACCGCGCTGCATGCCTTCGAGCCGTTCGCGAAAGGCATGATGCGTTATTCGGGGATCAAGGAAGACCGCGTCGAGCATTACGTCGACCAGGAGGAACTCAAGGCCAACGTCGAGCTGCGCGACTACGTCGCCGGCCTGGGGCTGGGCCGCGAGGACATCCAGTTGCGCGTCGGCGAAGGCTTGCCGATCAACGTGATCATGACCGAGGTACGCCGCCAGGCGCCGCAGTTGACGGTGCTCGGCACCCAGGGCCTGACCGGCTTCCGCCGCGCGCTGATCGGCAGCGTGGCCGAGGCGGCCCTCGGCGACCTGCCGTGCGACGTGCTGGCGGTGCCGCCCAAGCGCGACTAG
- a CDS encoding ACP phosphodiesterase: MNYLAHLHLGGPQPAQLLGSLYGDFVKGRLQGQWPDEIERAIQLHRRIDAFTDSHPLVHAAKRRFPLERRRFAGVLLDVFFDHCLARDWNDYADEPLPQFVERVYGTLRTASPLPERLARIAPRMAAQDWLGSYREFAVLREVLGGMSRRLSRPHLLDGSWEELAQRYDDLSADFRAFYPQLQAFALSQR, encoded by the coding sequence ATGAACTACCTCGCGCATCTCCACCTCGGCGGCCCGCAACCGGCCCAACTGCTCGGCAGCCTGTACGGCGACTTCGTCAAGGGCCGCCTGCAGGGACAATGGCCGGACGAGATCGAGCGGGCCATCCAGTTGCACCGGCGCATCGACGCCTTCACCGACAGCCACCCACTGGTGCATGCGGCCAAGCGGCGCTTCCCGCTGGAGCGCCGGCGTTTCGCCGGCGTCCTGCTGGACGTGTTCTTCGACCACTGCCTGGCGCGCGACTGGAACGACTACGCCGACGAACCGCTGCCGCAGTTCGTCGAGCGGGTCTACGGCACCCTGCGCACCGCCTCGCCGCTGCCGGAGCGCCTGGCGCGCATCGCGCCGCGGATGGCGGCCCAGGACTGGTTGGGCAGCTACCGCGAGTTCGCGGTCTTGCGCGAAGTGCTGGGCGGTATGTCGCGGAGGCTGTCGCGACCGCACCTGCTGGACGGCTCCTGGGAAGAACTGGCCCAGCGCTACGATGACCTGAGCGCGGATTTCCGCGCCTTCTACCCGCAACTCCAGGCTTTCGCCCTGAGCCAGCGCTGA
- the pyeR gene encoding ArsR family transcriptional repressor PyeR translates to MPLDIDEIIKALSHPVRRDMLRWLKEPEKYFVEQDHPFEIGVCAGKFDQRTGLSQSTVSVHLATLQRAGLVTSRRVGQWNFFKRNEETIQAFLDQLGDEL, encoded by the coding sequence ATGCCACTGGACATCGACGAAATCATCAAGGCTCTCTCCCACCCGGTGCGACGCGACATGCTGCGCTGGCTGAAGGAACCGGAGAAGTACTTCGTCGAGCAGGACCACCCGTTCGAGATCGGCGTCTGCGCCGGCAAGTTCGACCAGCGTACCGGTCTCTCCCAGTCCACCGTATCGGTACACCTCGCCACCCTGCAACGCGCCGGTCTGGTGACCAGCCGCCGGGTCGGCCAGTGGAACTTCTTCAAGCGCAACGAGGAGACCATCCAGGCCTTCCTCGACCAACTCGGCGACGAGCTGTAA
- a CDS encoding MFS transporter, with translation MPASLLVLALSAFAIGTTEFVIMGLLPQVAGDLRVSIPSAGWLISGYAFAVAFGAPLMAMATARLERKKALLALMGIFIVGNLLCAVAANYGLLMLARIVTALCHGAFFGIGSVVAASLVAPNRRASAVALMFTGLTLANVLGVPLGTALGQEAGWRATFWVVTLIGVVAFVGLARVLPNDREEEKVDLRQEMSALKNPSLWLALGTTVLFAASMFALFTYVAPLLGEVTGVSPRGVTWTLLLIGVGLTVGNVIGGRLADWRLGTTMAAVFAAMALVSALFSWTSQALLPAEITLFFWAAAAFAAVPALQVNVVRVGHAAPNLVATLNIGAFNVGNALGAWVGGSVIDHGLGLTRVPLAAAALAALALLATLIAFSGNGRAQAQPVLD, from the coding sequence ATGCCGGCGTCTCTTCTCGTCCTCGCTTTATCCGCCTTTGCCATCGGTACCACCGAATTCGTCATCATGGGCCTGCTGCCGCAGGTCGCCGGCGACCTGCGGGTATCCATTCCCAGCGCCGGCTGGCTGATCAGCGGCTACGCCTTCGCCGTGGCCTTCGGCGCCCCGCTGATGGCCATGGCCACCGCCCGCCTGGAACGCAAGAAAGCCCTGCTCGCGCTGATGGGCATCTTCATCGTCGGCAACCTGCTCTGCGCGGTGGCCGCCAACTACGGCCTGCTGATGCTGGCGCGGATCGTCACCGCGCTCTGCCATGGCGCCTTCTTCGGCATCGGCTCGGTGGTCGCCGCCAGCCTGGTGGCGCCGAACCGCCGCGCTTCCGCCGTGGCCCTGATGTTCACCGGCCTGACCCTGGCCAACGTGCTCGGCGTGCCGCTGGGTACCGCGCTCGGCCAGGAAGCCGGCTGGCGCGCGACCTTCTGGGTGGTGACCCTGATCGGCGTGGTCGCCTTCGTCGGCCTGGCCAGGGTGCTGCCAAACGACCGCGAGGAAGAGAAGGTCGACCTGCGCCAGGAAATGTCCGCGCTGAAGAACCCGTCGCTGTGGCTGGCCCTGGGCACCACCGTGCTGTTCGCCGCCTCGATGTTCGCCCTGTTCACCTACGTCGCGCCGCTGCTCGGCGAAGTCACCGGGGTCAGCCCGCGCGGCGTGACCTGGACCCTGCTGCTGATCGGCGTCGGCCTGACCGTCGGCAACGTGATCGGCGGCCGCCTCGCCGACTGGCGCCTGGGCACCACCATGGCCGCGGTGTTCGCCGCCATGGCGCTGGTCTCGGCGCTGTTCAGCTGGACCAGCCAGGCCCTGCTGCCGGCGGAGATCACCCTGTTCTTCTGGGCCGCCGCCGCCTTCGCCGCGGTGCCCGCGCTGCAGGTCAACGTGGTCCGCGTCGGGCATGCCGCGCCGAACCTGGTGGCGACCCTGAACATCGGCGCCTTCAACGTCGGCAACGCGCTCGGCGCCTGGGTCGGCGGCAGCGTCATCGACCACGGCCTGGGCCTGACCCGCGTGCCGCTGGCCGCCGCCGCGCTGGCCGCGCTGGCGCTGCTGGCCACCCTGATCGCCTTTTCCGGAAACGGCCGCGCCCAGGCGCAGCCGGTCCTCGATTGA
- a CDS encoding alkene reductase — MATLFDPIVLGDLELPNRIVMAPLTRCRADEGRVPNALMAEYYAQRADAGLILSEATAVTPMGVGYPDTPGIWSDDQVRGWSNVTKAVHAAGGRIFLQLWHVGRISDPLYLNGELPVAPSAIAAEGHVSLVRPKRPYVTPRALDTEEIADIVEAYRQGAERAKAAGFDGVEIHGANGYLLDQFLQDSTNKRTDRYGGSIENRARLLLEVTDAAISVWGAQRVGVHLAPRADSHDMGDSNRLETFSHVARELGKRGIAFICAREAQADDSIGVALKKAFGGPYIANEQFTLDSANAILAKGDADAVAFGVPFIANPDLVERLRQGAELNPPRPETFYTGGTEGYLDYPTLA; from the coding sequence ATGGCTACTCTGTTCGATCCCATCGTGCTCGGCGACCTCGAGCTGCCCAACCGCATCGTCATGGCGCCGCTGACCCGCTGCCGCGCCGATGAAGGCCGCGTGCCCAACGCCCTGATGGCCGAGTACTACGCCCAGCGCGCCGATGCCGGCCTGATCCTCAGCGAGGCCACCGCGGTCACGCCGATGGGCGTGGGCTACCCCGACACCCCCGGCATCTGGTCCGATGACCAGGTCCGTGGCTGGAGCAACGTGACCAAGGCGGTGCACGCCGCCGGCGGGCGCATCTTCCTGCAACTCTGGCACGTCGGGCGGATTTCCGATCCGCTCTACCTGAATGGCGAGCTGCCGGTGGCGCCGAGCGCCATCGCCGCCGAGGGGCACGTCAGCCTGGTGCGCCCGAAGCGTCCCTACGTCACCCCGCGCGCGCTGGACACCGAGGAGATCGCCGACATCGTCGAGGCCTACCGCCAGGGCGCCGAGCGGGCCAAGGCCGCCGGCTTCGACGGCGTGGAGATCCACGGCGCCAACGGCTACCTGCTCGACCAGTTCCTCCAGGACAGCACCAACAAGCGCACCGACCGCTACGGCGGCTCCATCGAGAACCGCGCGCGCCTGCTGCTGGAGGTCACCGACGCGGCGATCTCCGTATGGGGCGCCCAGCGCGTCGGCGTACACCTGGCGCCGCGTGCCGACTCCCACGACATGGGCGATTCCAACCGCCTGGAAACCTTCAGCCATGTCGCCCGTGAGCTGGGCAAGCGCGGCATCGCCTTCATCTGCGCCCGCGAAGCGCAGGCCGACGACAGCATCGGCGTAGCCCTGAAGAAAGCCTTCGGCGGACCCTACATCGCCAACGAGCAGTTCACCCTCGACAGCGCCAACGCCATCCTGGCCAAGGGCGACGCCGATGCGGTGGCCTTCGGCGTCCCCTTCATCGCCAACCCGGACCTGGTCGAACGCCTGCGCCAGGGCGCCGAACTGAACCCGCCGCGCCCGGAAACCTTCTATACCGGCGGTACCGAAGGCTACCTGGACTATCCGACCCTGGCCTGA
- a CDS encoding FeoC-like transcriptional regulator, translating into MATLMQIRAALEDGQARGLKQLSRQVDAPPALVEAILERLIALGKVERVAAQSSGGCGGGCKGCAQRDPCAEPEPYFRLR; encoded by the coding sequence ATGGCGACACTCATGCAGATCCGCGCCGCCCTGGAAGACGGCCAGGCGCGTGGGCTGAAACAGCTCAGCCGCCAGGTGGACGCGCCGCCGGCGCTGGTGGAGGCGATCCTGGAGCGGCTGATCGCGCTCGGCAAGGTCGAGCGGGTGGCTGCGCAAAGCTCGGGCGGTTGCGGCGGCGGTTGCAAGGGCTGCGCCCAGCGCGATCCGTGCGCGGAGCCGGAGCCGTATTTCCGCCTGCGCTAG
- the feoB gene encoding Fe(2+) transporter permease subunit FeoB — translation MTALTLGLIGNPNSGKTTLFNQLTGSRQRVGNWAGVTVERKEGAFHTARHAVRLVDLPGTYSLTSVSAQASLDEQIACRYIASGEVDVLVNVVDAANLERNLYLTVQLREMGIPCIVALNMLDIARSQRIRIDIDGLARRLGCPVVPLVSTRADGIDELKAAIDSLQLPQAALAVDYPPAIQAQVGYLLETRAPAASAIEPRWLALQALEGDIFNGPALGLPPATLEQARQGCGEEPELAIVDARYRLIGEICAAVCDHQQAQPHRLTQWLDRVVLNRWLGLPIFLLVMYLMFFFAINIGGALQPIFDKGSSAIFIDGIQWLGIRFGLPDWLTVFLAQGIGGGVNTVLPLVPQIGLMYLFLSLLEDSGYMARAAFVMDRLMQALGLPGKSFVPLIVGFGCNVPSIMGARTLDAQRERLITIMMAPFMSCGARLAIFAVFAGAFFGQGGALVIFSLYLLGIVVAILTGLLLKHTLMRGEASPFVMELPLYHVPHLKSLLLQTWSRLRGFVVRAGKVIILVSLVIGGLNSITLDGKPVQGDIGHSALASVSQRLTPLLAPLGVQPDNWQATVGLVTGAMAKEVVVGTLNTLYTAEQIQGEAFDYEGYDLPGQLRDALVETWDGLVDTFSLSVLANPVEASMADGDMESGSMGTMASKFGSPIAAYSYLVFVLLYVPCVTAMGAIARESSKGWMAFSVLWGLNVAYSLATLCYQVATFAAHPERSVLTIAVVLLFNLILMTCLRLFGREQVLQLPGRMADAPSGQGGCH, via the coding sequence ATGACCGCATTGACCCTCGGCCTGATCGGCAATCCCAACTCCGGCAAGACCACCCTGTTCAACCAGCTCACCGGCTCGCGCCAGCGGGTCGGCAACTGGGCCGGCGTCACCGTGGAGCGCAAGGAGGGTGCGTTCCACACCGCCCGCCACGCGGTACGCCTGGTCGACCTGCCCGGCACCTATTCGTTGACCAGCGTTTCCGCCCAGGCCTCGCTGGACGAGCAGATCGCCTGCCGCTACATCGCCAGCGGCGAAGTCGACGTGCTGGTCAACGTGGTGGATGCGGCGAACCTGGAGCGCAACCTGTACCTCACGGTGCAGCTGCGGGAGATGGGCATCCCCTGCATCGTCGCGCTGAACATGCTCGACATCGCCCGTAGCCAGCGCATCCGCATCGACATTGACGGTCTGGCGCGGCGTCTCGGTTGCCCGGTGGTGCCGCTGGTATCCACCCGCGCCGATGGCATCGACGAACTGAAGGCGGCCATCGACTCCCTACAGCTCCCGCAGGCGGCGCTGGCGGTGGATTACCCGCCGGCCATCCAGGCGCAGGTCGGCTACCTCCTGGAAACGCGCGCTCCGGCGGCCTCGGCCATCGAGCCGCGCTGGCTGGCGTTACAGGCGCTGGAAGGCGATATCTTCAACGGCCCGGCGCTGGGCTTGCCGCCCGCCACCCTGGAACAGGCGCGCCAGGGCTGCGGTGAGGAGCCCGAGCTGGCGATCGTCGATGCGCGCTACCGGCTGATCGGCGAGATCTGCGCGGCGGTCTGCGACCACCAGCAGGCTCAGCCGCACCGGCTGACCCAATGGCTCGACCGGGTCGTCCTGAATCGCTGGCTGGGTCTGCCGATCTTCCTGCTGGTGATGTACCTGATGTTCTTCTTCGCCATCAACATCGGCGGGGCGCTACAGCCGATCTTCGACAAGGGCTCGTCGGCGATCTTCATCGACGGCATCCAGTGGCTGGGTATCCGCTTCGGCCTGCCCGATTGGCTCACGGTGTTCCTCGCCCAGGGCATCGGTGGCGGGGTCAACACGGTGTTGCCGCTGGTGCCGCAGATCGGCTTGATGTACCTGTTCCTCTCGCTGCTCGAGGATTCCGGCTACATGGCCCGCGCGGCCTTCGTCATGGACCGCCTGATGCAGGCGCTGGGCCTGCCGGGCAAGTCGTTCGTGCCGCTGATCGTCGGTTTCGGCTGCAACGTACCGTCGATCATGGGCGCGCGGACCCTGGACGCGCAGCGCGAGCGGCTGATTACCATCATGATGGCGCCGTTCATGTCCTGCGGCGCGCGCCTGGCGATCTTCGCCGTATTCGCTGGGGCCTTCTTCGGCCAGGGCGGCGCGCTGGTGATCTTCTCCCTGTACCTGCTCGGCATCGTCGTGGCGATCCTCACCGGGCTGTTGCTCAAGCACACTTTGATGCGCGGCGAGGCCTCGCCGTTCGTCATGGAACTGCCGCTGTACCATGTGCCACACCTTAAGAGCCTGCTGCTGCAGACCTGGTCGCGCCTGCGCGGCTTCGTGGTGCGGGCCGGCAAGGTGATCATCCTGGTCAGCCTGGTGATCGGCGGCCTGAACAGCATCACCCTCGACGGCAAGCCGGTGCAGGGCGACATCGGCCATTCCGCCCTGGCCAGCGTCAGCCAGCGTCTCACTCCGCTGCTGGCGCCGCTCGGGGTGCAGCCGGACAACTGGCAGGCCACCGTCGGCCTGGTCACCGGGGCGATGGCCAAGGAAGTGGTGGTCGGCACCCTGAACACCCTCTACACCGCCGAGCAGATCCAGGGCGAGGCCTTCGACTACGAAGGCTACGACCTGCCCGGGCAACTGCGCGACGCCCTGGTCGAGACCTGGGACGGCCTGGTCGATACCTTCAGCCTCAGCGTGCTGGCCAACCCGGTGGAGGCGAGCATGGCCGACGGCGACATGGAGAGCGGCTCGATGGGCACCATGGCGAGCAAGTTCGGCAGCCCCATCGCGGCCTACAGCTATCTGGTCTTCGTCCTGCTCTACGTGCCCTGCGTGACCGCCATGGGCGCGATCGCCCGGGAAAGCAGCAAGGGCTGGATGGCTTTCTCGGTGCTCTGGGGGCTGAACGTCGCCTACTCGCTGGCGACCCTCTGCTACCAGGTCGCCACCTTCGCCGCGCACCCCGAGCGTAGCGTCCTGACCATCGCCGTGGTGCTGCTCTTCAACCTGATCCTGATGACCTGCCTGCGTCTGTTCGGCCGTGAGCAGGTACTGCAACTGCCAGGCCGAATGGCCGATGCCCCGAGCGGGCAGGGAGGATGTCACTGA
- the feoA gene encoding ferrous iron transporter A, whose product MSALQPSRSYRITGYSPAISNGYRQRLFSMGLLPGAALRVVRIAPLGDPIQVETRQTSLALRRKDLALLTLVPLD is encoded by the coding sequence ATGAGCGCATTGCAACCGTCCCGTTCCTACCGCATCACCGGTTATTCCCCCGCCATCAGCAACGGCTATCGCCAACGCCTGTTCTCCATGGGGCTTCTGCCCGGCGCGGCGCTGCGCGTGGTGCGCATCGCCCCGCTGGGCGACCCGATCCAGGTCGAGACCCGCCAGACCAGCCTGGCGCTGCGGCGCAAGGACCTCGCCCTGCTGACCCTCGTCCCGCTCGACTGA
- a CDS encoding ATPase, with protein sequence MRNDAFDELDDVPSLTTDAADRDEFGHHPRHVYEPEQRRVVDTKERRPASTGPLWALLGAMLIALAGVGWWSHQQISLMEQQLVATQESFVRISEEAAGRLDDIRGKVVASESSVTSEREALRLQVKQLQEKLGSQERQQADVSNQFGGQGKRLDQLASDLKAQQESAAQLVAQLDGKLQTLAAEQEKLKALQVELGKTNEQLKALGGDVAALKKQGNPSQTIKGIQDDLLVLRSQLDNRPAQGGNTAEFDAFRTQVMRNINTLQAQVQNLQQQLNTR encoded by the coding sequence ATGCGTAACGATGCTTTCGACGAACTCGACGATGTGCCCAGCCTGACCACCGATGCTGCCGACCGTGATGAATTCGGCCACCACCCGCGGCACGTCTACGAACCGGAGCAGCGCCGGGTCGTCGACACCAAGGAGCGCCGTCCGGCCTCTACCGGCCCGCTCTGGGCCCTGCTCGGGGCGATGCTGATCGCCCTCGCCGGGGTGGGTTGGTGGAGCCACCAGCAAATCAGCCTGATGGAACAGCAGTTGGTGGCGACCCAGGAAAGCTTCGTAAGGATCAGCGAGGAAGCCGCCGGGCGCCTCGACGACATTCGCGGCAAGGTGGTCGCCAGCGAGTCCAGCGTCACCAGCGAACGCGAGGCGCTGCGCCTGCAGGTCAAGCAACTGCAGGAGAAACTCGGCAGCCAGGAACGCCAGCAGGCCGATGTGAGCAACCAGTTCGGCGGCCAGGGCAAACGCCTCGACCAACTGGCCAGCGATCTCAAGGCCCAGCAGGAAAGCGCGGCGCAACTGGTCGCGCAACTGGACGGCAAGCTGCAGACACTGGCCGCCGAACAGGAGAAGCTGAAAGCCCTGCAGGTCGAACTGGGCAAGACCAACGAGCAACTCAAGGCCCTCGGCGGCGATGTCGCGGCGCTGAAGAAGCAGGGCAACCCGAGCCAGACGATCAAGGGTATCCAGGATGACCTGCTGGTATTGCGCAGCCAGCTCGACAACCGCCCGGCCCAGGGCGGCAATACCGCCGAGTTCGACGCCTTCCGCACCCAGGTGATGCGCAACATCAACACCCTCCAGGCCCAGGTGCAGAACCTGCAGCAGCAGCTCAATACCCGCTGA